The genomic region GGTTATATAAATCAATATATTTTTGAGCAGACTTATGCCAGGAAAAATCCAGTTCCATGGCATTTGCCCGAATTTCATCAAATTGCTTCTCGTCAGAAATATAGGTTAAAGCTCTTCGAACCGTCGCCGCAGCCTCGGCAGCATCGACATCCCCAAATACAAAACCATAGCCCGAATCTTCTACATCAATAACGGTATCTTTTAATCCTCCGATTTTACGTACAATAGGAATGGTTCCATATTTTAATGCATAAAGCTGATTCAAACCACATGGCTCCACACGCGATGGCATAATCAGGAGATCCGACGCGGCATAGACCTGATGGGCCAAACCTTCGTTATAGCCAAAGAATACGGCTAACTTACCTTTGAATTGCTGCGTCAATGACGCAATGCTATTTTGTATGTTCGCATCGCCAGATCCCAATATAAAGATGCTGACCGAAGCCTCCGCCCCACCCAACAGATCTTTAATAATGTCTGCCAAAATATCAGCCCCTTTCTCAGTTGCGAATCGCCCGATAAAGCTTAACAGAGGCAAGGCAGGATCCAATCCGTACTGCGTACATAGGATTTTCTTATTCGCCAATTTGCCCTCATCCACCTGAGCAATACCATAATTTTCAATAATAAGCTGATCGCTGAGCGGATCCCAATAAGCAGGGTCGATGCCATTGACAATACCATGGGATTTCCCCCGTTCGTCATAAAACAAGGCTTGTAAGCCGTTCGCATCTACAAAGAGTTCCTCTAAATAGCCTTCAGAAACAGTAGTATAGGCATCACAGCACTTAATAGCTGTTGCCAATGGGTTGATCAATCCATCCCAGTCCAAAAGCCCCCATTTCCAGGTGTCAAATCCTGGAAGCAAAATGCCCTTGTTCCAATTCATCCAACCCTGATACTGTCCGTTGTGAACCGTAAAAACAGTGCGAATATCTGCCAAAGATCGATAGTCATTTGTGTAGCGGATCAAAAACGGAATCAGCCCTACATGATGGTCATGACAATGCAATACATCCGGTTTAAGTCCGCTCGTTTTCAAATAATGCAATAGTGCGTGCTGAAAAGCGATCCATTGCTCCGCTTCATCCGGGTAACAATAAACCTCCTCCCGGTCCAATACACCGGGAATACGAATCAGATAAAGTGGAAATCCCAATGTATCCTTGCTTTCGCGAAGCACCTCATAATTCAGTAAAGCCGAACCCTGATAAAACTCTCCTTTGCTGACCGATTCGAAATCATGATCTTGCGTAAATTTCCGGTCGAAATAAGGCATTATAACAGCGGCATCCACACCCAACTGACGTTGATATTTGGGCAAAGAGCCCACCACATCCGCTAGGCCACCGACTTTGGCAACAGGAAAACATTCTATACTTAAATGAATAACTTGCATAACCTATAAAACGCGTTTAAAAATTAATCCCGCTAAAGGCGGAATGTCTAACACAATAGACTGTTTTTGGTTCATCCAAAAAACAGCATCCGTGGCGACTTTCTTCTTGACAGAAACGCCACTGCCATTATACTTTGTCTCGTCAGAATTCAATACTAACTCCCAAGTGCCCCCATGTGTTGCTCCTACGCGAAAATTACGTCGCACAACCGGCGTTAGATTCAAGACGATTAACAAATCATTTTCTTCATCATGCCCCTTTCGGGTATATACAAAAAGACTGTTCGTATGATCGGCCATCTCAATCCATGAAAAGCCCTCCGGACTGAAAGCTTTCTCATACAAAGCAGGGTAATTCCTATACACCGCATTGAGGTCGGACACAAATTTCTTCATGCCCGCATGTGGTTTGAATTGTAATAAATGCCAATCTAAAGATTGGTTTACATTCCATTCCGAGGTCTGCCCAAATTCGCCACCCATAAACAGCAATTTGCTGCCACTATAAGTAAACATATAGAGATAAAGTGATCTTAAGTTAGCAAACTTTTGCCACTCATCACCAGGCATTTTATAGATTAAAGATTGCTTACCATACACAACTTCATCGTGTGAGAGTGGCAGCATAAAATTTTCTGTAAAAGTGTACATCCCGGCAAAAGTCATCTTATCATGATGGTAAGATCTGTTGATCGGATCTTCCTGAAAATAAGCCAAGGTATCGTGCATCCAACCCATCATCCATTTCATACCAAAGCCTAAACCGTTTTGGAAAGTTGCCCGACTGACGCCCGGCCAGGAAGTCGATTCCTCCGCTATGGTCTGCGTATTGGGAAAGTATTTGTAAACGGCCTCATTCAATTCTTTCAGAAAAGTGACAGCCTCTAAATTTTCGTTGCCTCCAAACTCGTTTGGAATCCACTCCCCTTCTTTTCTAGAATAATCCAAATATAGCATAGATGCAACGGCATCGACGCGAAGCCCATCAACATGATAGCGATCTAGCCAAAAGAAAGCATTGCTAATCAAAAACGATTTCACTTCGTTGCGCCCATAATTGAAGATGTAAGACTGCCAATCCGGATGAAATCCCTTCTTTGGATCCTCATGCTCAAAAAGATGCGTCCCATCAAATCGATACAGACCATGTGCATCCCCGGGAAAGTGAGATGGCACCCAATCGAGCAACACCCCAATATTCGCCTGATGCAGCGCATCAATAAGTCCCATCAATTCCTGCGGACTGCCATAGCGCGAGCTGGCAGCAAAATAACCTGTAATCTGGTATCCCCAAGATGGGTAATAAGGGTGCTCCATCACAGGCATAAATTCTACATGTGTAAAGCCTGTTTCTAAAAGATAAGGAATTAAACGCTCCGCTATTTCTTTATAACTTAGGAAACGATCCGGATGTTTCGGATCTCGCATCCAAGAACCTAAGTGCATTTCATAGACGGAATAAGGACGGTCTAACGCATTCGTTTCGCGACGGTTAAACATCCATTCCGAGTCTGTCCAAGCGTACCAAGTGGTCGATACAATGGATGCTGTACCCGGCGGAATCTCCGTATGCAAAGCAAAGGGATCTGCCTTTTCCAAACGTTCGCCCTGATTCGTTAAGATATGGTATTTATAAACCTCTCCATTCTGCAGCTTGGGAATAAAGCCTTCCCAAATACCACTGCTGTCCCAACGTACGTGCAGTAGGTGTGAATGCGGATTCCAGCCATTAAAGTTCCCTATTACGGAAACCTCTTTTGCATTCGGTGCCCAAACGGCAAAGTAAACCCCATCGACAGCATTTATCCTTAGCTCATGGGACCCGAATTTTTCATAAAGCTTATAATGCCTTCCTGACCGAAATAATGATACATCAAAATCCGACAGTAAGCTATGTACTTGAACCGCTTCAGTCATGCTTAACTTGTTTTTCTATTAGTAGAGTTATTATTGAATAATTATCTTCTTAAAATCACGGTCTAATTGTACATACGATTGTCCTTCCGCATCTGTTTTAAATTCTATTTTTAAGCCGTCAACAATCATTTGCTTCGGTGTAAACGGTAAGCCTACAAGGTATAAATCGAAGGTGCTGTAGTTCGGTGTATATAAGCCTTGTTCGCCTTGACGTATACTGACAGAAGTAGCTTGCCCTTCAGCGATAAAATGCTTATCCATGTAAACATCTTGCTCATAAGCAAAGGTGTCTCCATGATCAGAATACACATAAGAATCACAAGCTTGCTGTGCGAAGTAATAAGTCAATTTTAAGGATTCAATCTTTTGCTCGCCCGTATATTGCATCACTGGGAACTCCGGGATGATAGCACCTCCACGAACAAAGAATGGCATCTCATCCAAAGGTGTCTCAATTTGATGCTCCTGACTTCCCGCATATGCTTGATTGTTGAAATAATAATACCAGGTTCCCTCCGGCAAGTAGACTACTTTATTCAACTGTCCCGGGTGCAAAACTGGCGATACCAACAGATGATCGCCGAACGTAAATTCTTCTTCCCGTTGCAGGTTCTTTGCAATATGTTGTTCCAATAGCGCAATGGGTCTTAATATGGGGTCGCCATACTTATGTTGTTGCCAAAATACACTGTAGATGTAAGGCAGTAGTTTATAACGTAATTCTATGAATTTCTTACAGATTACCTCCCACTCCGGACCGAAGCTCCAGGGCTCTCGATCCCGGGTATCGCCTGCCGAATGCACGCGCATAAAGGGTGAGAAAACACCAAATTGCAT from Sphingobacterium sp. BN32 harbors:
- a CDS encoding glycogen synthase, with amino-acid sequence MQVIHLSIECFPVAKVGGLADVVGSLPKYQRQLGVDAAVIMPYFDRKFTQDHDFESVSKGEFYQGSALLNYEVLRESKDTLGFPLYLIRIPGVLDREEVYCYPDEAEQWIAFQHALLHYLKTSGLKPDVLHCHDHHVGLIPFLIRYTNDYRSLADIRTVFTVHNGQYQGWMNWNKGILLPGFDTWKWGLLDWDGLINPLATAIKCCDAYTTVSEGYLEELFVDANGLQALFYDERGKSHGIVNGIDPAYWDPLSDQLIIENYGIAQVDEGKLANKKILCTQYGLDPALPLLSFIGRFATEKGADILADIIKDLLGGAEASVSIFILGSGDANIQNSIASLTQQFKGKLAVFFGYNEGLAHQVYAASDLLIMPSRVEPCGLNQLYALKYGTIPIVRKIGGLKDTVIDVEDSGYGFVFGDVDAAEAAATVRRALTYISDEKQFDEIRANAMELDFSWHKSAQKYIDLYNQLLR
- the glgB gene encoding 1,4-alpha-glucan branching protein GlgB, which translates into the protein MTEAVQVHSLLSDFDVSLFRSGRHYKLYEKFGSHELRINAVDGVYFAVWAPNAKEVSVIGNFNGWNPHSHLLHVRWDSSGIWEGFIPKLQNGEVYKYHILTNQGERLEKADPFALHTEIPPGTASIVSTTWYAWTDSEWMFNRRETNALDRPYSVYEMHLGSWMRDPKHPDRFLSYKEIAERLIPYLLETGFTHVEFMPVMEHPYYPSWGYQITGYFAASSRYGSPQELMGLIDALHQANIGVLLDWVPSHFPGDAHGLYRFDGTHLFEHEDPKKGFHPDWQSYIFNYGRNEVKSFLISNAFFWLDRYHVDGLRVDAVASMLYLDYSRKEGEWIPNEFGGNENLEAVTFLKELNEAVYKYFPNTQTIAEESTSWPGVSRATFQNGLGFGMKWMMGWMHDTLAYFQEDPINRSYHHDKMTFAGMYTFTENFMLPLSHDEVVYGKQSLIYKMPGDEWQKFANLRSLYLYMFTYSGSKLLFMGGEFGQTSEWNVNQSLDWHLLQFKPHAGMKKFVSDLNAVYRNYPALYEKAFSPEGFSWIEMADHTNSLFVYTRKGHDEENDLLIVLNLTPVVRRNFRVGATHGGTWELVLNSDETKYNGSGVSVKKKVATDAVFWMNQKQSIVLDIPPLAGLIFKRVL